The following DNA comes from Nocardioides sp. JQ2195.
GGGGATTCCCGCCGAAGCGCTCGACCGGGTCTACGAAGGCATCGTGTTCGCCCCTGGAGCCCGCACCATGATCCGCACCCTCAAGCGGCTGGGCTACCGGTTCGCCATGGTCTCGGGCGGCTTCAGCCAGATCACCGACCGGATCGCCCAGGACCTCGGTTTCGACTTCGCCCACGCCAACGAGCTCGAGATCGTCGACGGGCGCCTGACCGGTCGCATCGTGGGTGACGTGGTGGACCGGGCCGGGAAGGCCGAGGCCCTGCGAAGGTTCGCCACCTCGGTGGGTGTCACCGAGGCCTCGGTGATCGCCATCGGTGACGGGGCCAACGACCTCGACATGCTCAACGCGGCCGGTCTGGGCATCGCCTACAACGCCAAGCCGATGGTCCAGGAAGCCGCTGACACGGCGGTGAACGTCCCCTATCTCGACGCGATCATGTATCTCCTCGGCATCTCGCGCGAGGAGATCGAAGCCGCCGATGCCGAGGCCGGCATCATCACTCCCGCCCCACCCGTCTGAGCGTCAGCGGGATCGTTGCGGCGGTGGATCCGCCCGACCCGCCCTGCAGACGTCCCGCGCGTCCTCGCGGCGCAGGTCAGTCGGCGCGGGACACGTGGAAGTGCGTGAGCCGGAGGGTGCCCTCGCCGACCCCGGTCCAGTCGCCCGAGACGTCGAAGACGGCCAGCGAACAGGTCGGGAAGCCGGTGAGCATCCCGACCATCGCCTCCGGATCTCCCTCACCGTCGTCGAGCAGCTGTGCCAGCACGCCCATGGTCGGGTTGTGGCCGATGACGAGGAGGGTGTCCACGTCGGCAGGTGTGGCCCGCACCAGGTCGAGCGCCGAGTCCGGCTCGGCGGCGTACAACGCGGAGCTCGGCTCCAGGTGCACGTCGTCGTCCAGCGAACGGCTCACCTCCTGCCACGTGGTCGTCGTACGCAGCGCGGTGGAGACCAGCGCCATCCCGGGATGGATGTCGTTCGCGTGGAGCCAGGCGCCGGCCGCTGCTGCGTCGCGGCGCCCGGAGGGCTCGAGATCACGTTCCCGATCGGATGGGGCGAAGCCCACGGCCTTGGCGTGGCGCATCAGGACGAGCGTCCGATTAGTCGTGTTCACGGAGCAATGGTGACACCGGCTAGCCTGCCTGTCATGCCGAGTGACCTGCAGCCAGACACCGAGCCCAGTCCCCCGGGGCCGCTGATGATCATCGGGGGCGCCGAGGACAAGCTGCGCAAGCGTTCGGTGCTCACCGAGTTCGTCCGTCGCAGTGGTGGGGAGAACGCCAGGATCGCGGTCATTGCCACGGCGTCGTCACTCGGCCCCGAGATCGTCGAGGTCTACGACGCCCTCTTCCGAAAGCTCGGTGCCGCCGACGTCGTGTCGGTCCGGCCGGTGACCCGGGAGCAGTCCCGCGAGGAGGACTTCGTCGCGGCGCTCGACGACGTGACGGGCATCTTCATGACCGGTGGCAACCAGCTCAAGCTCTCCGGTGCCATCTGCGGCACGCCCTTCGGCGAGGCCATCCACGCTGCTCGTGCCCGCGGCGCAGTGATCGCCGGGACGTCTGCGGGGGCCAGCATCCAGTCGTCCCACATGGTCGCGTTCGGCGTCGGAGGGGCCACCTCCAAGCAGCGGATGACCCAGGTCGCCGCGGGTCTGGGCCTGGTCGAGAACTGCGTCATCGACCAGCACTTCGAGCAGCGCAACCGCTATGGACGCCTGCTGATGATCGTCGCCCAGTCACCGCAGCTGATCGGGATGGGCGTCGACGAGGACACCGCTGCCGTGGTCACGATCGAGGACGACCACGAGATCCTGCGGGTGATCGGAAAGGGCGCGGTGACACTGTTCGATCCCACCAACATCGTCACCAACGCGCACGAGGCACCGCGGTCCTCCCCCCTGCTCACCTCCGGTGTGATCCTGCACGCCCTGCCCGAAGGTGCCACGTTCGACCTGACCACGCGGACCCTGGTCCCGGCTCCGGCCGTGGCCGACGCCGCGGAGGCTGCCGAGATCAGCTCGGCCGGCCGCGACCTGCGCAAGCTGGCTCGCGACATCGCTGCCGGCGACGTCTCGCCGACAGCGTTGCGACGGCGCAAGAGCCGAGGACGTCGCAGGAACAGTTCCCCCGCCCATGACGACACGGAAGCGAGCTCATGACTGAAACTCCCCTGACGGGTGGTCGTGCGACCGCCGACCTGGCCATCATCGAGACCCGGGTGTACCGAGGCGCAAACGTCTGGTCCTACGACCGATCGATCCATCTCGTCGTCGACCTGGGATCGCTCGAGCAGTTCCCGACCAACATGATTCCCAGCTTCACCGACAACATCCTCCAGATGTTGCCCGGCCTGCGCGAGCACTCGTGCTCGCGCGGACGACGCGGGGGCTTCGTCGAGCGCCTGAACGAGGGGACCTGGTTGGGCCACGTCGCCGAGCATGCCGCCCTGGCCCTGCAACAGGTCGTCGGTCACGACATCCGCCGGGGCAAGACCCGGCAGGTGAAGGGCGAGCCGGGTCGCTACAACGTGATCTTCGGGTATGTCGACGAGCAGGTGGGCCTCGCGGCCGCGCGGCTCGCCGTACGACTGGTCAACCACCTGGTCGAGGCCGATCCCGAGTTCGAGTGGGAGGACGAGCTCGAGGCCTTCATCAAGCGTGCGTCACGGACCGCGTTCGGCCCGTCCACCCAGGCCATCGTCGACGAGGCGGTCTCCCGTGACATCCCTTGGATCCGATTGAACCAGCACTCGCTGGTGCAGCTCGGTCAAGGCGTGCACGCCAAGCGGATCCGCGCCACGATGACGTCAGAGACCAGCTCGATCGCGGTCGACATCGCCAGCGACAAGGACCTGACCACCCGGCTCCTGGGTGCAGCCGGGCTGCCGGTGCCGAAGCAGGAGTCGGTCCGCACGGCCGACCAGGCCGTGACGGTCGCCAAGCGCATCGGGTTCCCGGTCGTGGTGAAGCCGCTGGACGGCAACCACGGACGCGGTGTGTGCCTCGACCTCCAGGACGAGGACGACGTGCGCGAGGCCTTCCCCATCGCGGCCGAGCAGTCGCGACGCGGCTGGGTGATCGTCGAGTCGTTCGTGACCGGCAAGGACTATCGCTGCCTGATCATCGACGGCCGGCTGGCCGCCGTGGCGGAGAGGGTTCCGGCCAGCGTCACCGGCGATGGCACCAGCACCATCGAAGACCTGGTGGAGATGGCGAACGCCGATCCCCGCCGAGGTGTGGGCCACGAGAAGGTGCTCACCCGCATCAAGATCGATGCGGCCGCCATCGAGCGGGTCCGCGACCAGGGCCACGAGATGACGGACGTGCTCGAGGCGGGCACGCAGGTGAAGCTCGCCCTCACCGGCAACATGTCCACAGGTGGCATCTCGATCGACCGCACCTTCGAGGCTCACCCCGAGAACGTGGAGATCGCCGAGGAGGCGGCCCGGATCATCGGGCTCGACATCGCCGGCATCGACTTCATCTGTCCCGACATCACCGAGCCGGTCCGTGAGACAGGTGGCGCGATCTGCGAGGTGAACGCGGCCCCCGGTTTCCGGATGCACACCCACCCGACCATCGGTGAGCCGCAGTTCATCGCCAAGCCCGTCGTCGACATGCTGTTCCCGCCCGGTGCGCCTTCGCGGATCCCGATCGTCGCGGTCACCGGCACCAACGGCAAGACGACCACGTCGCGGATGATCTCCCACATCTTCAAGGGCATGGGCCGCAAGGTCGGGATGACCTCCACCGACGGTGTCGTGATCGACGAGCGGCTGCTGATCCGCGCGGACGCATCAGGTCCGCGGTCCGCGCGCATGGTGCTGCAGAACCCGCGCGTCGACTTCGCGGTCTTCGAGGTTGCCCGTGGAGGGATCCTTCGTGAGGGTCTCGGCTACGAGCGCAACGACGTTGCGGTGGTCCTCAACGTGCAGCCCGACCACCTGGGCCTGCGCGGCATCGACACGGTCGAGCAGCTCGCCGACGTCAAGGCAGTCGTGGTGGAGGCGGTGCCGCGCGACGGCCACGCCGTGCTCAACGCGGACGACCCACTGGTGCGGGAGATGCGCCGTCGCTGCTCGGGCCAGGTGGTCTGGTTCTCGATGGAGGAGCCCGGCACCGAGGCTCGCGACATGATCGACGCGCACTGCCGTCGTGGGGGCAAGGCGTTGATCCTGGCGCCGTCCGACCGTGGCGAGATGATCGTGGTCAAGCACGGCCGCCGTGAGATGCAGCTGGCCTGGACCCACCTGCTCCCGTCGACCTTCGGTGGCCGGGCACGGATGAACGTGCAGAATGCCATGGCTGCCGCGGCTGCGGCGTTCGCGGCCGGTGCCCCGCTGCACGACATCCGCCAGGGCATGCGCACGTTCTCGACGAACTACTACCAGTCCCCCG
Coding sequences within:
- a CDS encoding histidine phosphatase family protein translates to MNTTNRTLVLMRHAKAVGFAPSDRERDLEPSGRRDAAAAGAWLHANDIHPGMALVSTALRTTTTWQEVSRSLDDDVHLEPSSALYAAEPDSALDLVRATPADVDTLLVIGHNPTMGVLAQLLDDGEGDPEAMVGMLTGFPTCSLAVFDVSGDWTGVGEGTLRLTHFHVSRAD
- a CDS encoding cyanophycinase → MPSDLQPDTEPSPPGPLMIIGGAEDKLRKRSVLTEFVRRSGGENARIAVIATASSLGPEIVEVYDALFRKLGAADVVSVRPVTREQSREEDFVAALDDVTGIFMTGGNQLKLSGAICGTPFGEAIHAARARGAVIAGTSAGASIQSSHMVAFGVGGATSKQRMTQVAAGLGLVENCVIDQHFEQRNRYGRLLMIVAQSPQLIGMGVDEDTAAVVTIEDDHEILRVIGKGAVTLFDPTNIVTNAHEAPRSSPLLTSGVILHALPEGATFDLTTRTLVPAPAVADAAEAAEISSAGRDLRKLARDIAAGDVSPTALRRRKSRGRRRNSSPAHDDTEASS
- the cphA gene encoding cyanophycin synthetase, with product MTETPLTGGRATADLAIIETRVYRGANVWSYDRSIHLVVDLGSLEQFPTNMIPSFTDNILQMLPGLREHSCSRGRRGGFVERLNEGTWLGHVAEHAALALQQVVGHDIRRGKTRQVKGEPGRYNVIFGYVDEQVGLAAARLAVRLVNHLVEADPEFEWEDELEAFIKRASRTAFGPSTQAIVDEAVSRDIPWIRLNQHSLVQLGQGVHAKRIRATMTSETSSIAVDIASDKDLTTRLLGAAGLPVPKQESVRTADQAVTVAKRIGFPVVVKPLDGNHGRGVCLDLQDEDDVREAFPIAAEQSRRGWVIVESFVTGKDYRCLIIDGRLAAVAERVPASVTGDGTSTIEDLVEMANADPRRGVGHEKVLTRIKIDAAAIERVRDQGHEMTDVLEAGTQVKLALTGNMSTGGISIDRTFEAHPENVEIAEEAARIIGLDIAGIDFICPDITEPVRETGGAICEVNAAPGFRMHTHPTIGEPQFIAKPVVDMLFPPGAPSRIPIVAVTGTNGKTTTSRMISHIFKGMGRKVGMTSTDGVVIDERLLIRADASGPRSARMVLQNPRVDFAVFEVARGGILREGLGYERNDVAVVLNVQPDHLGLRGIDTVEQLADVKAVVVEAVPRDGHAVLNADDPLVREMRRRCSGQVVWFSMEEPGTEARDMIDAHCRRGGKALILAPSDRGEMIVVKHGRREMQLAWTHLLPSTFGGRARMNVQNAMAAAAAAFAAGAPLHDIRQGMRTFSTNYYQSPGRLNEVEVNGVNVIIDYCHNAPGMRMLGDFVDRVGDSLDHELARPSRIGVIATAGDRRDEDMRELGHIAAQHFDVVVVREDEALRGRERGETAGFVAEGVRNAMEEGARCKQVEVIIEEVDAIRHAMSRANRGDLVVLCVDKHPQVMGELENWSNQAQAGSGASDESPGADPDYTPSPQA